One stretch of Pieris brassicae chromosome 8, ilPieBrab1.1, whole genome shotgun sequence DNA includes these proteins:
- the LOC123713036 gene encoding probable cysteine--tRNA ligase, mitochondrial, with protein sequence MRKPFSMFTRNFSHICKLKPYKETKWLMPNGNPIGVFVYNSVAEQKVPIILNDPKIATWYSCGPTVYDSAHIGHACCYVKLDIIQRILKNFFNIKLVTAMGITDIDDKIIKKAKETNMDYSSVAKQYEHEFWIDMTSLNIEKPMIVSRVSDHMLTIEKFIKTLLDLKQAYVTSDGSVYFDTSKFPLYGKFQQTHIMGDPTNELKKNKMDFAIWKGYKPSEPSWKTAWGEGRPGWHIECSAMVSKIFGSQLDFHAGGIDLKFPHHENEEAQSCAFHSTKQWANYWIHIGHMNMKETKMSKSLKNTISIPHLLEKYSANTFRMACLLSNYKHPIEYCDEMMDMAQDVVNKIKFFLNDVSFYVNSSDSTGLYNHKLMKNLQDVEEKNLEALKNDFDTPTCIHSMLSLIGNAHTVMKMDTTNFFPIPIVLIAEYVLDMLSKLGLELKDTSSKIISDSLIDTLVQFRHTVRSSALKTKNKELLAACDLVRDNMKAANVQINDSKTSSWVRIK encoded by the coding sequence ATGAGAAAACCCTTCTCTATGTTTACAAGAAATTTTTCAcacatttgtaaattaaaacccTACAAGGAAACTAAATGGCTGATGCCTAACGGCAACCCCATTGGTGTGTTTGTCTATAATAGTGTAGCCGAACAAAAAGTTCCCATTATCTTAAATGACCCTAAAATTGCAACATGGTATTCCTGTGGGCCAACAGTATATGATTCTGCACATATTGGTCATGCTTGCTGCTATGTAAAGCTAGATATCATACAAAGAATACtcaaaaatttctttaacattAAACTTGTCACTGCAATGGGCATCACTGACATTGAtgataagataataaaaaaggccAAAGAAACAAACATGGATTACAGTTCTGTTGCTAAACAATATGAACATGAATTCTGGATAGATATGACcagtttaaatattgaaaagcCAATGATTGTATCACGCGTATCTGATCATATGCTAACtatagaaaaatttataaaaactcttcttGATTTGAAGCAGGCATATGTTACTAGTGATGGATCTGTTTATTTTGATACATCAAAATTTCCATTATATGGAAAATTTCAACAAACACACATTATGGGTGATCCtactaatgaattaaaaaagaataagaTGGATTTTGCTATTTGGAAAGGGTATAAACCAAGTGAACCCAGTTGGAAAACAGCTTGGGGTGAAGGAAGACCAGGTTGGCATATTGAGTGTTCTGCTATGGTCAGTAAGATATTTGGCTCTCAGTTGGATTTTCATGCAGGTGGAATTGATCTAAAATTTCCACACCATGAGAATGAAGAAGCCCAGTCTTGTGCTTTTCACAGCACTAAACAATGGGCAAACTATTGGATCCACATAGGTCATATGAATATGAAAGAGacaaaaatgtcaaaatcacttaaaaatactatatcaaTACCacatttattagaaaaatacaGTGCCAATACTTTCAGAATGGCTTGTCTCTTGTCAAATTATAAACATCCAATAGAATACTGTGATGAAATGATGGATATGGCCCAAGatgttgttaataaaattaagttctTTTTAAATGATGTTTCCTTTTATGTCAACTCTAGCGATTCAACAGGCCTGTATAAccataaattaatgaaaaacttGCAAGATGTTGAAGAGAAAAATTTAGAAGCACTCAAAAACGACTTTGATACACCTACATGCATTCATTCTATGCTGAGTTTAATCGGAAATGCTCACACAGTTATGAAAATGGATACAACCAACTTCTTTCCTATACCTATAGTTTTAATAGCTGAGTATGTACTTGATATGTTGTCAAAATTAGGGCTTGAATTGAAAGACACATCCAGTAAAATAATCTCAGATTCTTTAATTGATACATTAGTACAATTTAGACATACTGTAAGGTCAAGtgcattaaaaacaaaaaataaagaattattgGCAGCATGTGATTTAGTTAGAGATAATATGAAAGCAGCCAATGTGCAAATAAATGATAGTAAAACATCATCTTGGGTGAGAATTAAGTAA
- the LOC123713186 gene encoding cytochrome c oxidase assembly factor 5, translated as MVTFAPDEIGLVDQSSCAGVRADLKTCLLNSDCCKKDKKTPRECLKEGRVPDECLQLRQSFFECKRSILDNRRRFRGLKGY; from the exons ATGGTTACCTTTGCTCCTGATGAAATTGGACTTGTTGACCAGTCATCCTGCGCTGGTGTTCGGGCTgatttaaaaacatgtttgttAAATAGTGATTGTTGCAAAAAG GATAAAAAGACACCACGAGAATGTTTAAAAGAAGGCAGGGTGCCCGACGAATGTTTGCAGTTACGACAGAGTTTTTTTGAGTGCAAGCGGTCTATA cTGGATAATAGACGAAGATTTAGGGGTTTAAAGggatattga
- the LOC123713185 gene encoding uncharacterized protein LOC123713185 isoform X1, protein MNLMFRKNFSTEKTVSSGGGGGKAKGALGAGRNAKRRDRDRFSCMEEHHYRTHLFFSAPRASTQYNEGSGNSGSKDRSSNKRCGPVLGGGSGPELEPPQPLVTREPSVSLLRWDRPTTTERRRTEPVSLATLERDCFVIPAHALKRFLPDGVPLPVPPPTPEKGMPTKTAPSSLSVLEVADPKLCILAHLMSPLEPIEPILESPLAKPLVKQKMAAGELLNDVAQANTAVGGMLLANMEKNSEFPFISYYVINTTQTDPLLFYNNMRSASLTKFDPKTIRYSAAHTLDLYSEVAMICRPPFNDLAGGPKKSHTPTTGFIISVYKVFEGDDGERFERNWLYWTGARMIYRHLPHSVGMRKIALHKSVASHGDKMYLLVCECANLLDDLSGAAMLITALRARLCGYTGLYRPIQTF, encoded by the exons ATGAATTTGATGTTTCGGAAGAACTTCAGTACAGAGAAGACGGTTTCGAGCGGAGGGGGTGGGGGGAAGGCCAAGGGAGCGTTGGGTGCAGGCAGGAACGCGAAACGCAGGGATCGCGACCGGTTCTCATGCATGGAGGAGCATCATTATAGAACCCACCTTTTCTTCTCCGCACCAAGGGCCAGTACACAATACAACGAAGGCTCAGGTAACTCTGGAAGTAAGGATCGTAGTTCCAATA AACGATGTGGTCCAGTATTGGGTGGGGGATCAGGTCCGGAGTTGGAGCCCCCGCAGCCCCTGGTTACCCGAGAGCCATCAGTCTCCTTGCTACGATGGGACAGACCGACCACTACGGAGCGCCGGCGGACGGAACCTGTGTCGCTGGCGACACTGGAACGGGATTGCTTCGTAATTCCAGCTCATGCCTTGAAGCGGTTCCTACCTGATGGTGTTCCG TTGCCAGTGCCTCCACCAACACCAGAAAAGGGGATGCCGACAAAAACTGCTCCAAGTTCACTAAGCGTTTTAGAAGTAGCAGACCCAAAGCTTTGCATCTTAGCTCACCTAATGAGCCCGCTAGAGCCCATAGAACCTATATTAGAATCTCCTCTCGCCAAACCCTTAGTTAAGCAGAAAATGGCCGCTGGGGAGCTATTAAATGACGTAGCACAAGCAAATACCGCCGTAGGTGGTATGCTCTTAGCCAATATGGAGAAAAACTCTGAATTCCCATTCATATCTTACTATGTGATAAATACGACACAAACGGATCCATtgttattctataataatatgagGTCTGCTTCGTTGACTAAGTTTGATCCTAAGACTATTCGATATTCTGCAGCTCATACATTAGATTTATACAGTGAAGTGGCTATGATCTGTCGACCACCTTTCAATGACCTGGCTGGTGGACCAAAGAAGTCACACACGCCTACAACAGGATTTATCATAAGTGTGTATAAG GTTTTCGAAGGCGACGATGGTGAGCGATTTGAAAGAAACTGGCTTTACTGGACCGGAGCAAGAATGATATATCGCCATCTACCGCACTCCGTCGGCATGCGGAAGATTGCCCTTCATAAATCAGTAGCCAGCCATGGGGATAAAATGTACCTGTTAGTTTGTGAATGTGCAAATTTGTTGGATGACCTATCCGGCGCCGCAATGTTAATTACAGCCTTGCGAGCTAGGCTGTGTGGTTACACTGGGCTTTATCGACCCATACAGACTTTTTAG
- the LOC123713185 gene encoding uncharacterized protein LOC123713185 isoform X2, which translates to MNLMFRKNFSTEKTVSSGGGGGKAKGALGAGRNAKRRDRDRFSCMEEHHYRTHLFFSAPRASTQYNEGSGNSGKRCGPVLGGGSGPELEPPQPLVTREPSVSLLRWDRPTTTERRRTEPVSLATLERDCFVIPAHALKRFLPDGVPLPVPPPTPEKGMPTKTAPSSLSVLEVADPKLCILAHLMSPLEPIEPILESPLAKPLVKQKMAAGELLNDVAQANTAVGGMLLANMEKNSEFPFISYYVINTTQTDPLLFYNNMRSASLTKFDPKTIRYSAAHTLDLYSEVAMICRPPFNDLAGGPKKSHTPTTGFIISVYKVFEGDDGERFERNWLYWTGARMIYRHLPHSVGMRKIALHKSVASHGDKMYLLVCECANLLDDLSGAAMLITALRARLCGYTGLYRPIQTF; encoded by the exons ATGAATTTGATGTTTCGGAAGAACTTCAGTACAGAGAAGACGGTTTCGAGCGGAGGGGGTGGGGGGAAGGCCAAGGGAGCGTTGGGTGCAGGCAGGAACGCGAAACGCAGGGATCGCGACCGGTTCTCATGCATGGAGGAGCATCATTATAGAACCCACCTTTTCTTCTCCGCACCAAGGGCCAGTACACAATACAACGAAGGCTCAGGTAACTCTGGAA AACGATGTGGTCCAGTATTGGGTGGGGGATCAGGTCCGGAGTTGGAGCCCCCGCAGCCCCTGGTTACCCGAGAGCCATCAGTCTCCTTGCTACGATGGGACAGACCGACCACTACGGAGCGCCGGCGGACGGAACCTGTGTCGCTGGCGACACTGGAACGGGATTGCTTCGTAATTCCAGCTCATGCCTTGAAGCGGTTCCTACCTGATGGTGTTCCG TTGCCAGTGCCTCCACCAACACCAGAAAAGGGGATGCCGACAAAAACTGCTCCAAGTTCACTAAGCGTTTTAGAAGTAGCAGACCCAAAGCTTTGCATCTTAGCTCACCTAATGAGCCCGCTAGAGCCCATAGAACCTATATTAGAATCTCCTCTCGCCAAACCCTTAGTTAAGCAGAAAATGGCCGCTGGGGAGCTATTAAATGACGTAGCACAAGCAAATACCGCCGTAGGTGGTATGCTCTTAGCCAATATGGAGAAAAACTCTGAATTCCCATTCATATCTTACTATGTGATAAATACGACACAAACGGATCCATtgttattctataataatatgagGTCTGCTTCGTTGACTAAGTTTGATCCTAAGACTATTCGATATTCTGCAGCTCATACATTAGATTTATACAGTGAAGTGGCTATGATCTGTCGACCACCTTTCAATGACCTGGCTGGTGGACCAAAGAAGTCACACACGCCTACAACAGGATTTATCATAAGTGTGTATAAG GTTTTCGAAGGCGACGATGGTGAGCGATTTGAAAGAAACTGGCTTTACTGGACCGGAGCAAGAATGATATATCGCCATCTACCGCACTCCGTCGGCATGCGGAAGATTGCCCTTCATAAATCAGTAGCCAGCCATGGGGATAAAATGTACCTGTTAGTTTGTGAATGTGCAAATTTGTTGGATGACCTATCCGGCGCCGCAATGTTAATTACAGCCTTGCGAGCTAGGCTGTGTGGTTACACTGGGCTTTATCGACCCATACAGACTTTTTAG
- the LOC123713185 gene encoding uncharacterized protein LOC123713185 isoform X3, whose product MNLMFRKNFSTEKTVSSGGGGGKAKGALGAGRNAKRRDRDRFSCMEEHHYRTHLFFSAPRASTQYNEGSERCGPVLGGGSGPELEPPQPLVTREPSVSLLRWDRPTTTERRRTEPVSLATLERDCFVIPAHALKRFLPDGVPLPVPPPTPEKGMPTKTAPSSLSVLEVADPKLCILAHLMSPLEPIEPILESPLAKPLVKQKMAAGELLNDVAQANTAVGGMLLANMEKNSEFPFISYYVINTTQTDPLLFYNNMRSASLTKFDPKTIRYSAAHTLDLYSEVAMICRPPFNDLAGGPKKSHTPTTGFIISVYKVFEGDDGERFERNWLYWTGARMIYRHLPHSVGMRKIALHKSVASHGDKMYLLVCECANLLDDLSGAAMLITALRARLCGYTGLYRPIQTF is encoded by the exons ATGAATTTGATGTTTCGGAAGAACTTCAGTACAGAGAAGACGGTTTCGAGCGGAGGGGGTGGGGGGAAGGCCAAGGGAGCGTTGGGTGCAGGCAGGAACGCGAAACGCAGGGATCGCGACCGGTTCTCATGCATGGAGGAGCATCATTATAGAACCCACCTTTTCTTCTCCGCACCAAGGGCCAGTACACAATACAACGAAGGCTCAG AACGATGTGGTCCAGTATTGGGTGGGGGATCAGGTCCGGAGTTGGAGCCCCCGCAGCCCCTGGTTACCCGAGAGCCATCAGTCTCCTTGCTACGATGGGACAGACCGACCACTACGGAGCGCCGGCGGACGGAACCTGTGTCGCTGGCGACACTGGAACGGGATTGCTTCGTAATTCCAGCTCATGCCTTGAAGCGGTTCCTACCTGATGGTGTTCCG TTGCCAGTGCCTCCACCAACACCAGAAAAGGGGATGCCGACAAAAACTGCTCCAAGTTCACTAAGCGTTTTAGAAGTAGCAGACCCAAAGCTTTGCATCTTAGCTCACCTAATGAGCCCGCTAGAGCCCATAGAACCTATATTAGAATCTCCTCTCGCCAAACCCTTAGTTAAGCAGAAAATGGCCGCTGGGGAGCTATTAAATGACGTAGCACAAGCAAATACCGCCGTAGGTGGTATGCTCTTAGCCAATATGGAGAAAAACTCTGAATTCCCATTCATATCTTACTATGTGATAAATACGACACAAACGGATCCATtgttattctataataatatgagGTCTGCTTCGTTGACTAAGTTTGATCCTAAGACTATTCGATATTCTGCAGCTCATACATTAGATTTATACAGTGAAGTGGCTATGATCTGTCGACCACCTTTCAATGACCTGGCTGGTGGACCAAAGAAGTCACACACGCCTACAACAGGATTTATCATAAGTGTGTATAAG GTTTTCGAAGGCGACGATGGTGAGCGATTTGAAAGAAACTGGCTTTACTGGACCGGAGCAAGAATGATATATCGCCATCTACCGCACTCCGTCGGCATGCGGAAGATTGCCCTTCATAAATCAGTAGCCAGCCATGGGGATAAAATGTACCTGTTAGTTTGTGAATGTGCAAATTTGTTGGATGACCTATCCGGCGCCGCAATGTTAATTACAGCCTTGCGAGCTAGGCTGTGTGGTTACACTGGGCTTTATCGACCCATACAGACTTTTTAG